Proteins encoded together in one Terriglobus saanensis SP1PR4 window:
- a CDS encoding PqqD family protein: MANAETHLRTVVNEDGAAILDTKQGTISTLNATGGYVWPALERGESEEAIAASRVKETGAPHSMRIPAAIQHR; this comes from the coding sequence ATGGCAAACGCCGAGACTCATCTTCGGACCGTCGTGAATGAGGATGGAGCCGCCATTCTCGATACGAAGCAAGGAACCATCTCGACCTTGAACGCTACCGGTGGATATGTCTGGCCAGCACTGGAGCGAGGCGAGAGCGAAGAGGCTATCGCAGCGAGCCGTGTCAAAGAGACTGGCGCACCGCACAGTATGCGAATTCCAGCAGCAATACAACACCGATGA